One Candidatus Acididesulfobacter guangdongensis genomic window carries:
- a CDS encoding arsenic transporter, producing the protein MIFSVAVFLLTLFLIIKKPYNIGIGYSAMIGAVLAFAFGIIKYADIFKVVDIVWDATFTFVSVIIISLILDEVGFFEWAALHVAIFAGGSGRKMFIYVILLGALVAAFFANDGAALIITPIVYEKMKALKFQRKNMLPFIMAGGFIADTASLPFKISNLVNIVSTDYFNIGFFTYFINMFAPDIFSIIISTGALYLFFRKDIPVSYDVKSLKMPKEAIKDVKLFKYSFFILLFLLGGYFASEFLNLPVSFFAMAFALLFVFLGLKSPAVNLKRVFKNAPWSIVVFSIGMYLVVFGLKNAGLTYMLGRFINYFSHYGGFVLTMFTGYLAAFTSSIMNNMPTVMINSLAIHSANLKSAMLRPAVYANVIGCDLGPKITPIGSLATLLWLNVLERKGIKISWGYYFKVGIILTVPVLFFTLLGLYLRLFLL; encoded by the coding sequence ATTATATTTTCCGTTGCCGTCTTTCTTTTGACGCTTTTTTTGATTATAAAGAAACCTTACAATATAGGAATAGGCTACAGCGCAATGATAGGCGCCGTATTAGCTTTTGCATTCGGGATTATTAAATATGCCGATATTTTTAAAGTAGTTGATATTGTATGGGACGCGACCTTTACCTTTGTATCTGTAATTATAATTTCATTGATATTAGATGAAGTCGGTTTTTTTGAATGGGCAGCTTTGCATGTTGCCATATTTGCAGGCGGAAGCGGCAGGAAAATGTTTATATACGTCATACTTCTCGGAGCTCTCGTCGCTGCTTTTTTTGCAAATGACGGAGCTGCTCTGATTATTACGCCTATTGTTTATGAAAAAATGAAAGCTCTGAAATTCCAGAGGAAAAATATGCTGCCGTTTATCATGGCAGGCGGGTTTATCGCCGATACTGCTTCGCTTCCGTTTAAGATTTCAAATCTTGTAAATATTGTTTCTACCGATTATTTTAATATAGGTTTTTTTACTTATTTTATAAATATGTTTGCTCCGGACATTTTTTCTATTATAATTTCAACCGGAGCTCTTTATCTATTTTTTAGAAAAGATATACCGGTCAGTTATGATGTAAAATCTTTAAAGATGCCGAAGGAAGCCATTAAAGATGTAAAACTTTTTAAATATTCCTTTTTTATTCTGCTTTTTCTTTTAGGCGGATATTTTGCAAGCGAATTTCTTAATCTTCCGGTTTCATTTTTTGCTATGGCTTTTGCGCTGCTCTTTGTATTTTTAGGACTGAAAAGTCCTGCCGTTAATTTAAAAAGGGTATTTAAAAATGCTCCATGGAGCATAGTAGTGTTTTCAATCGGCATGTACCTTGTAGTTTTTGGTCTGAAAAATGCTGGACTTACCTACATGCTTGGAAGGTTTATTAATTATTTTTCACATTACGGCGGTTTTGTTCTCACAATGTTTACGGGATATCTGGCGGCTTTTACTTCTTCTATAATGAATAATATGCCGACGGTTATGATAAATTCTCTTGCTATTCATTCGGCAAATTTAAAAAGCGCAATGCTCAGACCTGCGGTATACGCAAATGTAATTGGATGCGATTTAGGTCCTAAAATAACGCCCATAGGCTCTTTAGCGACGTTATTATGGCTTAATGTTTTAGAAAGAAAAGGCATTAAAATAAGCTGGGGCTATTATTTTAAAGTAGGAATAATTTTAACTGTTCCGGTCCTGTTTTTTACCTTGCTTGGATTGTATCTGAGATTATTTCTGCTGTGA
- the kdpF gene encoding K(+)-transporting ATPase subunit F has protein sequence MIENTILLIVSVAVLIYLFYVLIYPDKF, from the coding sequence ATGATAGAAAATACTATTCTTTTAATAGTTTCAGTCGCAGTGCTGATATATCTGTTTTATGTGCTGATATATCCAGATAAATTTTAG
- the kdpA gene encoding potassium-transporting ATPase subunit KdpA, with the protein MTSTGILQISLVLLIMVLAAIPLSRYLAHVFKYEHTFLDKLVNPFENLTFKFLKVNKEDEMTWTTYLKIGLVFNFLMAAIVFLILHYQNYLPFNQMHYAGIPWALDFNTAISFITNTNWQNYGGEEVMSNFSQMALVFLQFTSAATGLVFAVAFIRGIVRHEAKYVGNIYVDFIKAIYRIFIPLSIIFAIVMLSQGAPQTFTMQKKVTNMTGTKQTLSVGPVASMVSIENLGTNGGGFYDVNAAQPYENPNPFTNALTIFMMGTIPIALFFMYGIMIDDKKHAWTLFWVAATLLIVCVAVIYSQEAAGNPFLAHLGANVTATKYNPGGNMEGKQEHLGIAQTSLFAGATTAFTTGNVDSAHDSFMPLSGMILMAEMMLNLIFGGKGVGLLNMLTMVIIAVFIAGLMVGRTPEFLGKKIGKKEVTLATLAMFAHAFIILVPFGIAMSVPAGLAGIFNPGPHGLSEVLYAFTSTVANNGSAFAGLNGDTTFYNVIFGFTLMFGRYIPIICQVAIAGALIKKKRIPESAGTFPEHGFLFYSVVMGTIILIGALTFFPALALGPIAEHFAMVKGHLFY; encoded by the coding sequence ATGACTTCTACAGGGATATTGCAGATAAGTTTGGTGCTTTTAATAATGGTTTTGGCAGCCATTCCATTAAGCAGATATCTTGCTCACGTTTTTAAATACGAGCATACTTTCTTAGATAAATTAGTTAATCCGTTTGAAAATTTAACGTTCAAGTTTTTAAAAGTTAATAAAGAAGATGAGATGACATGGACGACGTACTTAAAGATAGGACTTGTCTTCAATTTTCTTATGGCTGCGATAGTATTTCTGATACTGCATTATCAGAACTATCTTCCGTTTAATCAGATGCATTATGCGGGGATTCCGTGGGCGCTTGATTTTAATACGGCAATAAGTTTTATAACAAATACCAACTGGCAGAATTACGGCGGTGAAGAAGTAATGTCTAACTTTTCACAGATGGCGCTTGTCTTTCTGCAATTTACATCAGCAGCGACCGGTCTTGTTTTCGCCGTCGCTTTTATAAGAGGTATTGTCAGGCATGAAGCAAAATATGTAGGAAATATTTATGTAGATTTCATTAAGGCTATATACAGAATTTTTATTCCGCTGTCAATAATATTTGCTATTGTCATGCTTTCGCAGGGCGCTCCTCAAACCTTTACGATGCAGAAAAAGGTGACAAATATGACTGGAACAAAACAGACGCTGTCGGTTGGACCTGTCGCATCAATGGTGTCAATCGAAAATTTAGGTACAAACGGAGGCGGCTTTTATGACGTTAATGCGGCTCAGCCGTATGAAAATCCAAATCCGTTTACCAACGCGCTTACAATATTTATGATGGGCACCATTCCAATTGCTCTTTTTTTCATGTACGGAATAATGATAGACGATAAAAAACACGCATGGACGTTATTCTGGGTAGCAGCAACACTGTTAATAGTCTGTGTTGCCGTGATTTATTCTCAGGAAGCGGCAGGTAATCCTTTTCTTGCGCATCTGGGCGCTAATGTTACCGCCACAAAATATAATCCGGGCGGCAATATGGAAGGCAAGCAGGAACATCTCGGCATTGCTCAGACTTCGCTTTTTGCCGGAGCAACGACCGCCTTTACCACAGGTAATGTCGACAGCGCGCATGATAGCTTTATGCCTCTTTCAGGCATGATACTCATGGCTGAAATGATGCTCAACCTGATATTCGGCGGGAAGGGCGTAGGATTATTAAATATGCTGACTATGGTTATAATAGCGGTGTTTATTGCCGGACTTATGGTTGGGCGAACGCCGGAGTTTCTCGGCAAAAAGATAGGAAAAAAAGAAGTTACGCTTGCGACTCTTGCGATGTTTGCGCACGCTTTTATAATACTCGTGCCTTTTGGTATAGCGATGTCGGTTCCGGCAGGGCTTGCAGGAATATTTAATCCGGGTCCCCATGGACTTTCCGAAGTGCTGTACGCATTTACGTCAACCGTGGCTAATAATGGGTCTGCATTCGCAGGTTTAAACGGAGATACAACATTCTATAACGTAATATTTGGATTTACGCTAATGTTCGGAAGATACATTCCCATTATATGTCAGGTAGCTATTGCAGGAGCGTTAATAAAAAAGAAAAGAATTCCCGAGTCTGCCGGAACTTTTCCTGAACACGGTTTTTTGTTTTATTCCGTCGTAATGGGGACGATAATATTAATTGGAGCGTTGACATTTTTTCCGGCGCTCGCACTGGGACCTATTGCCGAACATTTTGCAATGGTTAAAGGGCATCTGTTTTACTAA
- a CDS encoding potassium-transporting ATPase subunit C, with translation MAKELIKIIKMTVLLYLLCSIAYTFLIWGVGKIFFPFQAGGSIVYKNSKPIGSMLIGEKFTSPYIFNGRPSYAGNGYNGTESSGSNYAPTNGKYIAVEKKFINNFLKENPTVKKGNVPVDIVTGSGSGLGPYISIAAALDQVPRISKLTGIKEETLRKLVMKHISGRQFGIFGTPGLNTDKLNLMLAEILKVKNKKLFKKIFPVLAD, from the coding sequence ATGGCAAAAGAATTGATAAAAATCATTAAAATGACTGTATTGCTGTATCTATTATGCAGTATCGCATATACATTTTTAATATGGGGCGTAGGAAAAATATTTTTTCCTTTTCAGGCGGGAGGCAGTATTGTGTATAAAAACTCTAAGCCGATAGGCTCAATGCTTATAGGAGAAAAATTTACTTCTCCGTATATATTTAACGGAAGACCGTCTTATGCGGGAAACGGCTATAACGGCACTGAATCAAGCGGTTCCAATTATGCGCCTACAAACGGTAAATATATCGCTGTAGAAAAGAAATTTATAAATAATTTTTTAAAAGAAAATCCTACCGTCAAGAAAGGCAATGTTCCTGTTGATATAGTAACAGGTTCAGGTTCAGGGCTTGGACCTTATATTTCTATAGCCGCCGCTCTTGATCAGGTGCCGAGAATTTCAAAATTAACCGGAATCAAAGAAGAGACGCTGCGCAAGCTTGTGATGAAACATATTTCGGGAAGACAATTCGGGATTTTCGGAACGCCCGGACTAAATACGGATAAACTTAATCTTATGCTTGCTGAAATTTTAAAGGTTAAAAATAAAAAATTATTTAAAAAAATTTTTCCGGTTCTTGCAGACTAA
- the kdpB gene encoding K(+)-transporting ATPase subunit B — MSNKAYYVSAFNKNILKTAVAESFRKLNPKVMIKNPVMFVVEIGSVITTAILFKNLFLHDFKYMLFIVQITLWLWFTVIFANFAESISEGRGKAQAESLRKGKTEVIARLLKADGKEEKIKASMLRKGDVVVCETNDIIPGDGDVIEGIASVDESAITGESAPVIRESGGDRSAVTGGTKVLSDKIVIKITSNPGEGFIDKMISLVEGASRQKTPNEVALNILLVMFTALFLVVVVTIEPMVAYFHGYISPVIYVALLVCLIPTTIGALLSAIGISGMDRLVKHNVIAMSGKAVEAAGDVNTLLLDKTGTITFGNRMAVNFIPAVDVNINELADYAQLSSISDETPEGRSVVTLAKNYGLRGRHLDENNIKFIPFSAMTRMSGVDILDKKENIRKGAVEAISNYVIQNGGTVDKRLIEAAAGISKQGGTPLAVAVNNRMLGLIQLKDVVKGGIKERINSLRKIGIKTIMITGDNPLTARAIADEAGVDEFVSEATPETKMAIIKKEQSLGKLVAMTGDGTNDAPALAQADVGVAMNTGTMAAKEAGNMIDLDSNPTKLIEIVETGKQLLITRGSLTTFSIANDLAKYFAIIPAMFAPIMPWLAPLNIMGLSSPESAILSAVIFNAIIIIILIPLALRGVKYRPAKASNILTRNLLIYGLGGVIAPFIGIKLIDMLITYFHII; from the coding sequence ATGTCAAACAAAGCGTATTACGTGTCGGCATTTAACAAAAATATACTAAAAACAGCGGTTGCGGAATCATTCAGGAAATTAAATCCTAAAGTAATGATTAAGAATCCTGTTATGTTCGTGGTAGAAATAGGCTCGGTAATTACGACGGCAATTCTTTTTAAAAATTTATTTTTGCATGATTTTAAGTATATGCTTTTTATTGTTCAAATAACTTTATGGCTGTGGTTTACGGTAATTTTTGCAAATTTTGCAGAAAGTATTTCCGAAGGAAGAGGCAAAGCGCAGGCTGAAAGCCTCAGAAAAGGCAAGACGGAGGTTATAGCACGTTTATTAAAAGCCGATGGAAAAGAAGAAAAAATTAAGGCGTCCATGCTCAGAAAAGGCGATGTCGTCGTGTGCGAAACTAACGACATTATACCGGGAGACGGCGATGTTATTGAAGGTATAGCATCAGTGGACGAATCAGCTATTACAGGGGAATCTGCGCCTGTAATCAGGGAAAGCGGAGGGGACAGAAGCGCTGTTACGGGCGGAACAAAGGTTCTTTCAGATAAGATAGTTATAAAAATAACTTCAAATCCAGGTGAAGGATTCATCGATAAAATGATAAGTTTGGTAGAAGGAGCTTCACGGCAGAAAACGCCTAACGAAGTAGCTCTGAATATTCTTCTTGTTATGTTTACAGCTCTGTTTCTCGTAGTGGTTGTAACTATTGAACCTATGGTTGCGTATTTTCACGGTTATATTTCACCGGTTATATATGTCGCTCTTTTAGTATGTTTAATTCCTACTACTATTGGAGCGCTGCTTTCAGCGATAGGTATTTCGGGAATGGACAGGTTAGTTAAACATAATGTTATTGCAATGTCGGGCAAAGCGGTAGAGGCTGCAGGCGACGTCAACACGCTTTTACTTGATAAAACAGGAACGATAACGTTTGGAAACAGAATGGCCGTTAATTTTATTCCTGCGGTGGACGTTAATATTAACGAACTGGCAGATTATGCCCAGCTTTCTTCAATCAGCGACGAAACGCCAGAAGGACGTTCAGTCGTGACGCTCGCAAAAAATTACGGTTTAAGAGGAAGACATTTAGACGAAAATAATATAAAATTTATACCTTTTTCAGCTATGACAAGAATGAGCGGCGTTGATATTTTAGATAAAAAAGAAAATATCAGAAAAGGAGCCGTTGAAGCAATTTCAAATTATGTTATTCAAAATGGCGGGACTGTTGATAAAAGACTTATAGAAGCCGCTGCCGGTATCTCAAAACAGGGCGGAACTCCTTTGGCTGTTGCGGTTAATAATCGTATGCTCGGACTTATTCAGCTTAAAGATGTTGTAAAAGGCGGGATTAAAGAAAGAATAAACAGTCTAAGAAAAATAGGCATTAAAACAATTATGATTACTGGAGATAATCCGTTAACGGCAAGGGCTATAGCTGACGAAGCCGGTGTCGACGAGTTTGTTTCAGAGGCGACGCCTGAAACAAAAATGGCAATCATTAAAAAAGAACAGTCTTTAGGCAAATTAGTCGCTATGACCGGAGACGGCACAAACGACGCTCCTGCTTTAGCCCAAGCCGATGTTGGAGTTGCCATGAATACAGGTACAATGGCGGCTAAAGAGGCAGGTAATATGATTGATTTAGATTCAAACCCGACAAAATTGATTGAAATAGTTGAAACCGGAAAACAGCTTCTTATAACAAGAGGTTCCCTTACCACATTTTCCATTGCAAACGACCTTGCAAAGTATTTTGCAATAATACCGGCTATGTTTGCGCCTATTATGCCGTGGCTTGCGCCTCTTAACATAATGGGTCTGTCTTCGCCGGAGTCTGCAATACTGTCGGCTGTTATATTTAATGCAATTATTATAATAATACTTATACCTCTTGCTTTGAGGGGCGTCAAATACAGACCCGCTAAGGCGTCGAATATTTTAACGAGAAATCTGTTAATTTACGGACTCGGCGGGGTAATAGCTCCGTTTATAGGAATAAAACTTATTGATATGCTGATAACCTATTTTCACATTATATGA
- a CDS encoding sensor histidine kinase KdpD gives MKIEYSRPSADSILNKIKYSSSDTNVFRIYLGAVPGTGKTYAMLEDGNYLLENGIDVSIGIIETHGRKETEKAIGKLPIIARKKIEYKNSVFDELDAEAIIARKPNIVLIDELAHNNIPGSKNIKRYQDAIDIFQSGVSVFTTLNIFHINSIAEKVEAELGIKVAERVPDYILNYVTEIINIDIPANELIKRLKEGKIYSKEKINIALENFFKLENLIILRELSLRKVADELSEQSADIDDLKTKNKLELKSNEKILVLISSNPDSARLLRIGSKLAGRLSSNFYALHINLRNRHKIGTVNKNYDKSLAKNISIAENMGASIFSFQADDIVQGVIDFVKNNNISHVVIGATNVKKNRITKFFYKSVVNKLIDALPDVSFHVVPTTSKKFTSNKLK, from the coding sequence TTGAAAATTGAATATAGCAGACCTTCCGCAGATTCTATATTAAATAAAATTAAATATTCTTCAAGCGATACTAACGTTTTCAGAATATATTTAGGAGCGGTTCCCGGAACAGGAAAGACTTATGCGATGCTTGAAGACGGAAATTATCTGCTTGAAAACGGTATAGATGTTTCAATAGGCATAATCGAAACTCATGGAAGAAAGGAAACAGAAAAAGCAATCGGCAAACTTCCGATAATAGCCAGAAAAAAAATAGAATATAAAAATTCAGTATTCGACGAATTAGACGCGGAGGCAATTATTGCAAGGAAACCAAATATTGTTTTAATAGACGAGCTTGCGCATAATAATATTCCGGGCTCAAAAAATATTAAAAGATATCAGGATGCTATTGATATATTTCAATCAGGAGTAAGCGTTTTTACGACATTAAATATTTTCCATATAAACTCTATAGCCGAAAAAGTTGAAGCGGAACTGGGAATCAAGGTTGCCGAAAGGGTTCCTGATTATATTTTAAATTATGTTACAGAAATTATTAACATAGATATACCTGCTAATGAATTAATAAAAAGATTAAAAGAAGGGAAAATATATTCCAAAGAAAAAATCAACATTGCTCTTGAAAATTTTTTTAAACTTGAAAATCTGATTATCTTAAGAGAACTGTCTTTAAGAAAAGTTGCCGATGAGCTTAGCGAACAGTCAGCGGATATAGATGATTTAAAAACAAAAAATAAATTAGAATTAAAATCAAATGAAAAAATTCTGGTTCTGATAAGCTCAAACCCTGACTCTGCAAGACTGCTAAGAATAGGCTCGAAATTAGCGGGCAGGCTTAGCTCTAATTTTTATGCGCTTCATATAAATTTAAGGAACAGGCATAAAATAGGAACGGTCAATAAAAATTATGACAAATCGCTTGCAAAGAATATATCGATAGCGGAAAATATGGGCGCGTCAATATTCAGTTTTCAGGCGGACGACATTGTGCAGGGCGTGATTGATTTTGTTAAAAACAATAATATTTCTCACGTAGTCATAGGAGCTACCAATGTAAAAAAAAATAGAATCACTAAATTTTTTTATAAAAGCGTTGTCAATAAACTGATAGACGCTCTTCCTGATGTTTCTTTTCACGTAGTTCCGACAACTTCTAAAAAATTCACTTCTAACAAATTAAAATAA
- a CDS encoding methyltransferase domain-containing protein, with product MLDGNLEKNILEDKIKGLSNQEIGIKYNVNLKFIEKSIVRNLGINVSNPINIAPNTGSTKIIKKLSPKDFNLEQNTVWSFKSRGTWATHNGNYRGNWSPYIPRNIILRYSKEQDLVLDYFCGSGTTAVEAKLLNRNFIGIDINENAIKLAQENINFNFLFKTAIGTTKSLEFSEISVDLKIGDARDLHFINDNSIDLICSHPPYANIVQYTHNNNDDLSNYEVNDFINEIEKVAAESYRILRDGKYCSILIGDMRKNKNVIPLGFWTIEKYLKAGFILKELIIKRQHNCKTTGFWYTNSIKYNFLLLAHEYLAVFEKPKNNTLKNISSEKTNLLLYNEINKIEFIKNDNIQQESTTVWISDKENWLNNTLNNLIKRYSKNNYSIYNNNYNRKKRSDLLIYFYDKNFNDFNNNFDNYLEKEGIIAIICGDNRLDNNTIYSIPIHIEKYFNKNEKLKIKEIVVIQIKDLNNPTKENRNFNINHKYIMIYKLA from the coding sequence ATGTTGGATGGAAATTTAGAAAAAAATATACTGGAAGATAAAATTAAAGGCCTGTCGAATCAAGAAATTGGCATAAAATATAACGTTAATTTAAAATTCATCGAAAAATCCATCGTTAGAAATTTAGGTATAAATGTTTCCAATCCTATAAATATTGCACCAAACACTGGTTCAACAAAGATCATTAAAAAATTATCACCAAAAGATTTTAATTTAGAGCAAAATACCGTCTGGAGTTTTAAATCAAGAGGAACCTGGGCTACCCACAATGGTAATTATAGAGGTAATTGGTCTCCTTATATTCCAAGAAATATAATATTGAGATATTCTAAAGAACAAGATTTGGTTTTAGATTATTTTTGCGGTTCGGGAACAACAGCGGTAGAAGCAAAATTATTAAATAGAAATTTTATAGGCATTGATATAAATGAAAATGCAATTAAATTAGCTCAAGAAAATATTAATTTTAATTTTTTGTTTAAAACGGCAATTGGTACTACTAAATCTTTGGAATTTTCTGAAATTTCGGTTGACCTTAAAATTGGCGACGCAAGAGATTTACATTTTATAAATGATAATTCCATTGATTTAATTTGTTCACATCCTCCGTATGCCAACATTGTTCAATATACTCATAATAATAATGATGATCTTTCTAATTACGAGGTTAACGATTTTATAAATGAAATAGAAAAGGTTGCCGCAGAAAGCTATAGAATCTTAAGGGACGGTAAATATTGCTCTATATTGATAGGCGATATGAGAAAAAATAAAAATGTGATCCCTCTTGGTTTTTGGACAATAGAAAAATATTTAAAAGCAGGTTTTATTTTAAAAGAATTGATAATTAAAAGACAGCATAATTGCAAAACAACAGGTTTTTGGTATACAAACAGTATTAAATATAATTTTCTTTTATTAGCCCACGAGTATTTGGCTGTTTTCGAAAAACCTAAAAACAATACACTAAAAAATATTAGCAGCGAAAAGACAAATCTTTTATTATATAATGAAATAAATAAAATAGAATTTATTAAAAATGACAACATACAACAAGAATCTACAACCGTATGGATTTCTGATAAAGAAAATTGGTTAAATAATACATTAAATAATTTAATTAAAAGGTATAGTAAGAATAATTATTCTATTTATAATAATAATTATAATCGCAAAAAAAGAAGCGATCTTTTAATTTATTTTTATGATAAGAATTTTAATGATTTTAATAATAATTTTGATAATTATTTAGAAAAGGAAGGAATAATCGCAATAATATGCGGAGATAATAGATTAGATAACAATACAATATATTCAATCCCTATTCATATTGAAAAATATTTTAATAAAAATGAAAAATTAAAAATTAAAGAAATTGTAGTTATTCAAATTAAAGATTTAAATAATCCAACCAAAGAAAATAGAAATTTTAATATTAATCATAAATATATAATGATTTATAAACTGGCTTAA
- the pyk gene encoding pyruvate kinase produces MYFRKTKIVCTLGPASSDKKTIKRLIESGMNVARLNFSHGDDDTFKKLIGIIRQLSDDVAILVDLPGPKIRTKKQLQDKIILKKNEDIILSNIKEFSDEKNIAIDYKYLTKDIQKGNLVFIDDGKIKLKVTDVLSENELLCKIIKEGVLKTEKGVNFPNVKLSVPSVTGNDFKSLKFGAENDVDMFAVSFVRKPDDIAEVKDFLEKNYSGKKFFIISKIEKAEAVENIYKIAEISDGIMVARGDLGVETPIETIALKQKMIIAAANNLKKPVITATQMLESMVANESPTRAEVTDITNAILDGTDAVMLSEETAIGQYPDLAAAYMEKIIETTEESYFFKNLRHNAYKTVSETGINTADNIISIASAKMAVSSSFIIEDSFIAAITRTGYTASLISSLRPLVPIVAVVPDLAVKRRLALNSGVFSIVMEEIAEKNVKIENIIKFIKDNYKKIRNKKFKSDNNSGYAIITGGLPLGEPGSTDFVRIIDLRKD; encoded by the coding sequence ATGTATTTCAGGAAAACAAAGATTGTATGTACATTGGGTCCTGCAAGTTCGGATAAAAAAACAATTAAAAGACTTATAGAATCGGGAATGAATGTTGCAAGACTGAATTTTTCGCACGGCGATGACGATACGTTTAAAAAACTTATAGGAATTATAAGACAATTATCCGATGATGTTGCAATTCTTGTAGATTTGCCGGGACCTAAAATTAGAACAAAAAAACAATTGCAAGATAAAATCATTTTAAAAAAAAATGAAGACATTATATTGTCTAATATAAAAGAATTTTCCGATGAAAAAAATATTGCTATAGATTACAAATATTTAACAAAAGATATTCAAAAAGGCAATCTTGTTTTTATCGATGATGGAAAAATAAAACTTAAGGTTACAGATGTATTATCCGAAAACGAACTGCTATGTAAAATAATTAAAGAAGGTGTTTTAAAAACTGAAAAGGGAGTGAATTTTCCAAATGTAAAGTTAAGCGTTCCTTCTGTTACCGGTAATGATTTTAAATCGCTGAAGTTTGGAGCGGAAAACGATGTCGATATGTTTGCGGTTTCATTTGTCAGAAAACCGGATGATATAGCCGAGGTTAAAGATTTCTTAGAAAAAAATTATAGCGGGAAAAAATTTTTTATAATTTCAAAAATTGAAAAAGCAGAAGCGGTTGAAAATATTTATAAGATAGCAGAAATATCGGACGGAATTATGGTAGCGAGGGGCGACCTCGGTGTAGAAACTCCGATAGAAACTATCGCCCTAAAACAAAAGATGATAATAGCGGCAGCAAACAATTTGAAAAAACCTGTAATAACGGCAACGCAGATGCTTGAATCTATGGTTGCTAACGAGTCCCCGACAAGGGCAGAGGTTACAGATATTACAAATGCAATATTGGACGGCACCGATGCCGTAATGCTTTCTGAAGAAACGGCGATTGGACAATATCCTGACTTAGCCGCCGCTTATATGGAAAAAATAATAGAAACTACGGAAGAAAGTTATTTTTTTAAAAATTTACGTCATAACGCATACAAAACTGTATCTGAAACAGGCATAAACACGGCAGACAATATTATATCCATTGCATCGGCAAAAATGGCTGTTTCATCCTCATTTATAATTGAAGATTCTTTTATTGCGGCAATTACAAGAACCGGCTATACTGCAAGTCTAATTTCATCATTGAGGCCCCTTGTTCCAATAGTCGCCGTGGTTCCTGATTTGGCTGTAAAAAGACGGCTGGCGCTTAATTCCGGAGTTTTTTCAATTGTAATGGAAGAGATAGCGGAAAAAAATGTTAAGATTGAAAATATCATTAAATTTATCAAAGATAATTATAAAAAAATAAGAAATAAAAAATTTAAGTCTGATAATAACTCCGGATACGCAATTATTACCGGCGGGCTGCCCTTAGGAGAGCCGGGTTCCACTGATTTTGTAAGGATAATTGATTTACGGAAAGATTAA